Below is a genomic region from Enterobacter hormaechei subsp. xiangfangensis.
AAGAGATTTATCATAGCCGCGCACGACATACTTCACAAAATGAAGGGGATACCCCTAAAGCGCTATCAACATGACGGCACATAGTGATAGTTTATGCGGGCTGGATTCCTCTTAAACAGGCCGCCACTCTGCATGCAGCCGATGAGGAGTGTCATACTGCTTAACAGAGTATGTTGGCATGCTAACAGCCCCTGACCTTTCCATTTTGTTCACGTGCGAGTAACGAGCAAAGCGATGATTAAGTGGCCCTGGAAAACGAACGACGCTGGTCGAAATATGGCGCTCCCCTGGGATGAGGCTCTGGCGATCCCCGTGCTGGCGAATCTCTTGCCTGAAGAGCAATCAAAGCTGATTCAGCTGGCCGAGCGTTTTTTACAGCAAAAACGGCTGGTACCGCTACAGGGCTTCGAACTGGATCCGCTTAAAAATTCGCGCATCGCCCTGCTCTTCTGCTTGCCGGTGCTGGAGCTGGGTATCGAATGGCTGGATGGCTTCCACGAAGTGCTGATCTACCCGGCGCCGTTCATCGTCGATGATGAGTGGGAGGATGACATCGGGCTCGTGCACAACCAGCGTATGGTGCAGTCCGGGCAGAGCTGGCAGCAAGGGCCAATCATCCTCAACTGGCTGGATATTCAAGACTCGTTCGATGCCTCGGGCTTCAACCTGATCATTCACGAAGTGGCGCATAAGCTGGATACCCGTAACGGCGATCGCGCCAGCGGCGTGCCGCTGATCCCGCTGCGTGAAGTCGCGGGATGGGAGCACGACCTGCACGCGGCGATGGAAAACATTCAGGATGAGATCGACCTGGTGGGTGAAAGCGCGGCCAGCATTGATGCCTACGCCGCGACCGATCCCGCCGAGTGCTTTGCGGTGCTGTCCGAGTATTTCTTTAGCGCACCTGAGCTTTTTGCCCCGCGCTTCCCGGCGCTATGGCAGCGTTTTTGCCAGTTTTATCAGCAGGATCCACTCCAGCGTCTGCGGCAAAGTGAGGACGCAGCCAGCACATCCTCTCATCCGTTCCACTAATGTTTAAGGGGTACGATCGGTCGATCGTACCCACACGCTCACCGCGAGAAACAGCAGCGCCATTCCCCATGCGGCAGTAATCAAAAACTGCTCACCGTAAAAGCGCGTCACCACGGGTACCAGCAGCGCGCTGGCCCCGTAGCCCAGCGTATGGCTGGTGGCGATCACCCCTGCGCCTTTGCCCGTCGTCAGCCGATCGTTGAGCAAAAGCTGGTATCCCGGCGTTGCCATGGCGGCCCCCAGCGAAGTGATGACAATGCCCACATAGAACAGGGCTAAACTGGCGAGAGACATCAGCCCAAGACCCGCCACCATCAGCACTGCGGCAATTAAGAGTAAAACTCTCGGGGTAAAATGCTGCGGGCGTACCACCAGAAACTGCGCCGCCAGGGTCGCCAGGGCGGCCAGACTCAGCAATAGCGCGACATGATGGCTGATTTGCACGACATCGCCATTGAATAACGGATGAAGATGCGGCGATAAGCCAAGCTGCATCAGGCTGACCAGCGCTGCCAGCAGCAGCGCCAGCACCAGGAAAGGCAGCATGGAGGCCTGTAACCGCGTCGACTGGTGCGCCACCGGCGGCAGCGGGGGATCGGCGGCTTCGCGCAGCACCAGCAGCAGCGCGATCAACGGCGCCAGCGCCATCAGCCAGAGCGGTGCGACCGGGCTGACGCCGAGCATCAGCGCGGCAAGAGGCGGTCCCAGCAGACGCCCGCAGCTCAGGCCAGAGCTTATCGTCGCCAGCGCCGCCATCCTTTTATCCAACCCCGCGCGTTGAATGGCCCACGTCTGGGCCGCAGGCACCAGCCCTGATACCGTCAGGCCGTACAGCATGCGCGACAGAACCAGGCCCGCCATTCCCCAGAGGGCATTCAGCGCGCCGTTCGCCATCGCCCAGACTACCAGCGCCATCACGACGAAGCTCGCCAGGTAGCCGCCCAGCGAGGCCAGCATAACGATCTTACAGCCGTGCCGCTCGCTCTGGCGTCCCCACCAGGGCGATGCGGGTAAAAAGAGCATCGAGCCGAACATCAACAGCCCGGCCCAGACGGAGAGCGACAATCCGGTCAGGGAGACCAGCTGCGGCAGCATGACCAGCAAACCGTTTTGTCCAATACCTAATAAACCGGCGCCCAGTGCCAGGGACCAGTTAGCTTTCGGGGCCACAACGTCAGTGAGATTCTCGGTACGGGTGCGCATAAAATTGTGAAGATAATGTCAATAAATGTGTGGAAATTATGAAGTTTATGAAAACAAATATTGCAAAAATAGTTGCCACTGTAAACAGAATGAATATCATAACGAGAATTATTATCAGTCATGGAATGAGGTACAACTATGCGTACTCTGCTCCGCTCCGCCGGTACAGATGTTGCGGCCCAGTGTTTTTTGAACGCGCTGCTGCGCGAAACGAAGGACTGGCACTATCTTCCCGCAACCCGTGCGGATGAGTTATCACTGATTCATATCCCGCTCTCCCCAACCCAGGCCATTCGGGTTCCGGTACGCTATTTCTCCCCCACACAGCATCACCAGTATCTTTTCCCGGCAACGCTGATTCAGGCCGACAGCGACGGCGGTGACACGGTCACATTCCTTCAACTGATTGATTTAATTATTGAAAAAGAGACGGTTAAAGGCGCTCTGGATGCCGATACGCTGGCTCGCTTTAAGCAGCGCGTCCTGGAAAGCCATACACACACCTGGCAGGCCATTGATTTACGCCACAACTGGGCAAACCTGCGCGATAAGCCGCTGACCTTTGCCGAAGCGGAACAGGCGCTGCTGGTCGGCCATGCTTTTCATCCTGCCCCAAAGTCGCACGAGCCGTTTAACGAGGCCGAGGCGCGTCGCTATCTGCCGGATTTCGCCTCCCGCTTCCCGCTGCGCTGGTTTGCGGTTGAGCATGAGCTGATTACCGGCGACAGCCTGAATGTCTCCCTGCGGGAACGTCTGCTGCGCTTTGCAGCGCAGAGCGCGCCGGCTCTTCTCGGTCACTTCACCGACACCTGCTGGCTACTGCCGATGCACCCGTGGCAGGCCGACTATCTGCTGGAGCAGGACTGGTGCCAGCGTCTGGTAGAAAAAGGCGCCCTGCGCGATCTGGGCGAAGCCGGTGCGCCATGGCTACCCACCAGCTCTTCCCGCTCGCTGTACAGTGAAACCAACAGCGACATGATTAAGTTTTCCCTGAGCGTGCGCCTAACCAACTCCGTGCGCACGCTGTCGGTGAAAGAGGTTAAGCGCGGCATGCGCCTGGCGCGGCTGGCGAAAACGGCACGCTGGCAAGGGCTCCAGGCGCGCTACCCGACCATGCGCGTGATGCAGGAGGACGGCTGGGCGGGGCTGCGCGATGAGCACGGCGTCATTCAGGAAGAGAGCCTGATGGCCCTGCGCGTCAATCTGCTGTTCGATACCCCTGAAACGCAAACCAACGTGCTGGTGAGCCTGACCCAGGCCGCGCCGGACGGCGGCGACAGTCTGCTCGCCGCGGCGGTGCGTCGTCTGAGCCAGCGTCTGGACTTACCCCTCGCCCAGGCCGCGCGCTGCTGGCTGGATGCCTACTGCGACCGCGTATTGCTTCCGCTGTTCAGCGCCGAGGCGGACTACGGTCTGGTCCTGCTGGCGCACCAGCAAAATATCCTCGTTGAGATGCAGCAGGATTTCCCCGTTGGACTGATCTACCGTGACTGCCAGGGCAGCGCCTGGACCGAAGGGGCCGACGCGTGGCTGAATGAGGCAGGTGAAACCGAAGTTGAAAACCGCTTCGGTGAGAGCCAGCTGCTGCGCTACTTCCCTTATTACCTGCTGCTGAACTCTACCCTTGCCGTCACCGCCGCGCTCGCCGCTGCCGGTTTCGACAGCGAAGAGAACCTGATGTCCCGCGTGCGTGACGCGCTGGCCGAACTGCGCACGACGGCGAAGCAGACCCGCTGCCTTGATTATGTGCTCGACAGCCCGACCTGGAACTGTAAAGGCAACTTCTTCTGCTATCTGCACGATCGCAACGAAAACACCATCGTCGATCCGGCGGTGATCTATTTCGACTTCAGCAACCCGTTTTATAAGGAGAAGGCGTGATGGCAAACGCGAATATCGTCCATTCCGGCTACGGCTTTCGCTGCACGGTCACGGAACAAAACCTGCCGCTGACGCTGGGTCTCGACGGCAGCGCGGTTATGGAGCGGCTGATCGGGCTCCCGGACGGCTGGCTGGTGGACGCCCTCGACCAGCTGTTTGTTGCCGCGCCCGCCCTGACCGGCATTACCCTGCCGTGGGCAGCCTGGCAGGATGAACCTCAGGCGCAGGCGCTGTTTAGCCTCGTTCACGGAGATTATCTGGCGCGTGAAATTTTCTGGCAGCTGCCGCTGTGGCTGAAAGGCGAACGCCCGCAGGCGAGCGGCGGAATGCAGTTTGACGAAAGCCGTCAGCTGTACTTCCCGCTGCGCCCTCACCGCCCACAGGGCGAGGTGTATCGCCGTTACGATCCGCAGATTAAGCGCACCCTGAGCTTCCGCGTGGCGGACGTGGCGCTGGACGGCGAGCGTTTTACCCGCTGGATGAACACCCCACGCGTGAACGCTTTCTGGGAGATGGCCGGCCCGCAGGCCGAGCAGGAGAACTACCTGCGTCGCCAGCTCGACTCGACCTATTGCTATCCGGTGATCGGCTGCTTTGACGATCAGCCATTCGGCTATTTTGAACTCTACTGGGCGGCGGAAGACCGCATTGGCCGCCACTATCGCTGGCAGCCCTTTGACCGCGGGCTGCATATGCTGGTGGGCGAAGAGAACTGGCGCGGAGCGCAGTATATCCGCAGCTGGCTGCGCGGCCTGAGCCACTATCTGTATCTCGATGAACCGCGCACGGCGCGCATTGTGGCGGAACCGCGCTTCGACAACCAGCGTCTGTTCCGCCATCTGGCGTCCGCCGGTTTCGACACGGTGAAAGAGTTCGACTTCCCGCACAAACGCTCCCGTCTCATCATGAGCGAGCGTCATCGCTTCTTCCACGAGGTGGAACTGTGAACGCGCTCTGGCAGAAAGTGAACCGCGAGATGGTGGCGAAGATCCTCGCCGAACTGGAATATGAACGCACCCTGCGCGCCGAGCCGGATTCGGCGGACTACTGGCGCATCAGTATGGGCAACGCGTGCTGGCAGTTTCGCGCCACGCGTGGGATCTGGGGCTGGCTGCATATTGACCCTGATACCCTGACCACCACCAGCGGCGCGGCGGTCGAAGCGGAAAACGCGCTGCTGCAACTGGCCACCGTACTGGAGATGAGCGACGCGCAAACAGCGGAGCACATGGAAGATCTCTACGCCACGCTGCGGGGCGACATGCAGCTGTTGCAGGCGCGTGAAACGTTGGATGCCGATGCGCTGATCCACCTTGACCCGGACGAGCTACAGTGCCTGATGCGCGGTCACCCGAAGTTTATTTTCAACAAGGGACGCCGCGGCTGGGGGCTGGATGCCCTGCGCCTGTACGCGCCGGAATATCGCGGGCGTTTTCGTCTGCACTGGGTCGCCGTGCAGCGCGATCGTCTGGTCTGGAGCAGCGACGCCGATTGCGATATTAACGCCCTGCTCTCCAGCGCCATGGACGATGCCGAGCGCGAGCGGTTCGACGCCCGCTGGCAGGAGCTGGATCTGGATGATAGCTGGCTGCCGGTGCCGCTGCACCCGTGGCAGTGGCAGCAAAAAATTGCCATTCATTTCCTGGCGCAGCTCGCACGCGGTGAAATGGTGGAGCTGGGTGAGTTCGGCGATGAGTATCTGGCGCAGCAGTCCCTGCGCACGCTGACCAACGCCAGCCGTCGCGCGCCGTATGACATCAAGCTGCCGCTGACCATCTACAACACCTCCTGCTATCGCGGTATTCCGGGCAAGTATATTGCCGCCGGTCCGCTGGCCTCGCGCTGGCTACAGCAGCAGTTTGCCAGCGATGCCACGCTGATTCGCTCCGGGGCGCAGGTGCTTGGCGAACCCGCTGCCGGATATCTGTCGCATCCGGGTTATGCCGCATTGCCTGAGGCGCCGTACCGCTATCAGGAGATGCTGGGGGTGATCTGGCGCGAGAACCCATCCTGCTATTTACAGGATGGTGAACAGGCGGTGCTGATGGCGGCGCTGATGGAAACCGATAATCAGGGGCGCCCGCTGATTGACGCATGGATCAAACGCTCGGGGTTAACCGCTGACGCATGGCTGGAAAAGCTGTTTGAGGCGACGGTGATCCCCTTCTATCACCTGCTCTGTCGCTACGGGGTGGCGCTCATCGCCCACGGCCAGAACGTCACGCTGGTGATGAAAGATTACGTTCCGCAGCGCATTTTGCTGAAGGATTTCCAGGGCGATATGCGCCTGGTGGATGAAGATTTCCCGCAGGCGCAGAGCCTGCCGGAGCAGGTAAAAGCGGTGACGGCGCGCCTCAGCGCGGATTACATCATCCACGACCTGCAAACCGGCAACTT
It encodes:
- the mtfA gene encoding DgsA anti-repressor MtfA, encoding MIKWPWKTNDAGRNMALPWDEALAIPVLANLLPEEQSKLIQLAERFLQQKRLVPLQGFELDPLKNSRIALLFCLPVLELGIEWLDGFHEVLIYPAPFIVDDEWEDDIGLVHNQRMVQSGQSWQQGPIILNWLDIQDSFDASGFNLIIHEVAHKLDTRNGDRASGVPLIPLREVAGWEHDLHAAMENIQDEIDLVGESAASIDAYAATDPAECFAVLSEYFFSAPELFAPRFPALWQRFCQFYQQDPLQRLRQSEDAASTSSHPFH
- a CDS encoding MFS transporter, translating into MRTRTENLTDVVAPKANWSLALGAGLLGIGQNGLLVMLPQLVSLTGLSLSVWAGLLMFGSMLFLPASPWWGRQSERHGCKIVMLASLGGYLASFVVMALVVWAMANGALNALWGMAGLVLSRMLYGLTVSGLVPAAQTWAIQRAGLDKRMAALATISSGLSCGRLLGPPLAALMLGVSPVAPLWLMALAPLIALLLVLREAADPPLPPVAHQSTRLQASMLPFLVLALLLAALVSLMQLGLSPHLHPLFNGDVVQISHHVALLLSLAALATLAAQFLVVRPQHFTPRVLLLIAAVLMVAGLGLMSLASLALFYVGIVITSLGAAMATPGYQLLLNDRLTTGKGAGVIATSHTLGYGASALLVPVVTRFYGEQFLITAAWGMALLFLAVSVWVRSTDRTP
- a CDS encoding IucA/IucC family protein; the encoded protein is MRTLLRSAGTDVAAQCFLNALLRETKDWHYLPATRADELSLIHIPLSPTQAIRVPVRYFSPTQHHQYLFPATLIQADSDGGDTVTFLQLIDLIIEKETVKGALDADTLARFKQRVLESHTHTWQAIDLRHNWANLRDKPLTFAEAEQALLVGHAFHPAPKSHEPFNEAEARRYLPDFASRFPLRWFAVEHELITGDSLNVSLRERLLRFAAQSAPALLGHFTDTCWLLPMHPWQADYLLEQDWCQRLVEKGALRDLGEAGAPWLPTSSSRSLYSETNSDMIKFSLSVRLTNSVRTLSVKEVKRGMRLARLAKTARWQGLQARYPTMRVMQEDGWAGLRDEHGVIQEESLMALRVNLLFDTPETQTNVLVSLTQAAPDGGDSLLAAAVRRLSQRLDLPLAQAARCWLDAYCDRVLLPLFSAEADYGLVLLAHQQNILVEMQQDFPVGLIYRDCQGSAWTEGADAWLNEAGETEVENRFGESQLLRYFPYYLLLNSTLAVTAALAAAGFDSEENLMSRVRDALAELRTTAKQTRCLDYVLDSPTWNCKGNFFCYLHDRNENTIVDPAVIYFDFSNPFYKEKA
- a CDS encoding GNAT family N-acetyltransferase codes for the protein MANANIVHSGYGFRCTVTEQNLPLTLGLDGSAVMERLIGLPDGWLVDALDQLFVAAPALTGITLPWAAWQDEPQAQALFSLVHGDYLAREIFWQLPLWLKGERPQASGGMQFDESRQLYFPLRPHRPQGEVYRRYDPQIKRTLSFRVADVALDGERFTRWMNTPRVNAFWEMAGPQAEQENYLRRQLDSTYCYPVIGCFDDQPFGYFELYWAAEDRIGRHYRWQPFDRGLHMLVGEENWRGAQYIRSWLRGLSHYLYLDEPRTARIVAEPRFDNQRLFRHLASAGFDTVKEFDFPHKRSRLIMSERHRFFHEVEL
- the iucC gene encoding IucA/IucC family protein, whose translation is MNALWQKVNREMVAKILAELEYERTLRAEPDSADYWRISMGNACWQFRATRGIWGWLHIDPDTLTTTSGAAVEAENALLQLATVLEMSDAQTAEHMEDLYATLRGDMQLLQARETLDADALIHLDPDELQCLMRGHPKFIFNKGRRGWGLDALRLYAPEYRGRFRLHWVAVQRDRLVWSSDADCDINALLSSAMDDAERERFDARWQELDLDDSWLPVPLHPWQWQQKIAIHFLAQLARGEMVELGEFGDEYLAQQSLRTLTNASRRAPYDIKLPLTIYNTSCYRGIPGKYIAAGPLASRWLQQQFASDATLIRSGAQVLGEPAAGYLSHPGYAALPEAPYRYQEMLGVIWRENPSCYLQDGEQAVLMAALMETDNQGRPLIDAWIKRSGLTADAWLEKLFEATVIPFYHLLCRYGVALIAHGQNVTLVMKDYVPQRILLKDFQGDMRLVDEDFPQAQSLPEQVKAVTARLSADYIIHDLQTGNFVTVLRFISRLTLQCGVNETRFYQILALVLHRYMAAHPDLAARFAKFDLFKPQIIRVILNPVKLTFSEHDGGSRMLPNYVCDLDNPLFLASRESAQ